Genomic window (Procambarus clarkii isolate CNS0578487 chromosome 64, FALCON_Pclarkii_2.0, whole genome shotgun sequence):
GTACCTCAGAAGCCACGGTACACCTCGACAGATCAGTAGATATGATATACTCAGACATGACATATCCTTACCACAAGGAGTATAAATAATCAACAAACTCCTAAACGATATGTTTGTGGCAGACAAAGTAACGTTTGTGCAGTAGTGGACACGTGGAGGCGGAGGAGGCAGGCACCTGGGCCAACCATAGGAGCAGCGGGTCAGTGCCACTCGGCTGGGCCCTTAGTGCCAAGTGTCATTCAAAGTCATGTTTAACAGCGGCGGTCAGTGGCGGCTCCTCATGTCTTTTACTGCTGAAGCTCGTGTAGCCCGACGTGCACAATATCTATGTGGAGGTTTACTTTATATTGGCAAACTTGCGTATGtaaactctcacacacacacgcacgcactcgtctcgtgtgtgtgtgtgtgtgtgtgtgtgtgtgtgtatatatatatatatatatatatatatatatatatatatatatatatatatatatatatatatatatatatatatatatatatgtcgtacctagtaaccagaacgcacttctcggcctactatgcaaggcccgatttgcctaataagccaagttttcctgaattaatatattttctctattttttttcttatgagatgataaagctacccatttctttgtttgaggtcaattttttttattggagttaaaattaacgtagatatatgaccgaacctaaccaaccctacctaacctaacctatctttataggttaggttaggttaggtagccgaaaaagttaggttaggttaggtagtcgaaaaacgattaattcgtgaaaacttggcttattaggcaaatcgggccttgcatagtaggctgaaaagtgcgttctggctactaggtacgacatatatatatatatatatatatatatatatatatatatatatatatatatatatatatatatattataatctcactaagaactctttgacccggccaggattcgaacccatgccgtctaggatcacccctaaacgtacacagtaccgtgaccaccgcaccaatgataccCATTAAATCTAGAACCTGCCACTAAACCCATTAGCTCAAGGACCTGTCACTAAACCCATTAAATCTAGGACCTGTGACTAAACCCATTTGATCTAGGACCTGTAATTAAACCCATTAGATCTAGGACCTGTGACTAAACCCATTAGATCTAGGACCTGTGACTAAACCCATTAGATCTGGGACCTGTGACTAAACCCATTAGATCTAGGACCGGCCACTAAACCCATTAGATCTAGAACCGGCCACTAAACCCATTAGATCTAGGACCGGCCACTAAACCCATTAGCTCTAGGACCTGCCACTAAACCCATTAGCTCTAGGACCTGCCACTAAACCCATTAGCTCTAGGACCGACCACTAAACCCATTAGCTCTAGGACCTGCCACTAAACCCATTAGCTTTAGGACCTGCCACTAAACCCATTAGCTCTAGGACCGACCACTAAACCCATTAGCTCTAGGACCGACCACTAAACCCATTAGCTCTAGGACCTGTAACTAAACCCATTAGATCTAGAACCTGCTACTAAACCCATTAGATCTAGAACCTGCCACTAAACCCATTAGCTCTAGGACCGACCACTAAACCCATTAGCTCTAGGACCGACCACTAAACCCATTAGCTCCAGGACCGACCACTAAACCCATTAGCTCCAGGACCGACCACTAAACCCATTAGCTCCAGGACCGACCACTAAACCCATTAGCTCCAGGACCGACCACTAAACCCATTAGCTCCAGGACCGACCACTAAACCCATTAGCTCCAGGACCGACCACTAAACCCATTAGCTCCAGGACCGACCACTAAACCCATTAGCTCCAGGACCGACCACTAAACCCATTAGCTCCAGGACCGACCACTAAACCCATTAGCTCCAGGACCGACCACTAAACCCATTAGCTCCAGGACCGACCACTAAACCCATTAGCTCCAGGACCGACCACTAAACCCATTAGCTCCAGGACCGACCACTAAACCCATTAGCTCCAGGACCGACCAATAAACCCATTAGCCCCAGGACCGACCACTAAACCCATTAGCTCTAGGACCGACCAATAAACCCATTAGCTCTAGGACCTGTAACTAAACCCATTAGCTCTAGGACCGACCACTAAAACGCATAGCCATTCGGTCAGGTTCTTAATCTAACataattaataggtacattgtatcaAAATTTGAAGATTACTAATAGGTACAGTGAAGTTAAATTAGAGTTCCACATAATAATTACGATTATAGGTGGATGACAGTGATTACAGTGAGTGATTATCTGTGGCACGGTGACCTATTGTAGTCATGGTATTGTGCTGTCTTTTACAGGAATTGATACAGTTTTGTTTTCTACATTGAATACGATTGTGTGTTAAGATAAGACCAGTTCCTCAGTCTCAGACCCCAGACCAGTTCCTCAGACAGTCTCAGACCCCAGACCAGTTCCTCAGTCTCAGACCCCAGACTAGTTCCTCAGACAGTCTCAGACCCCAGACCAGTTCCTCAGACAGTCTCAGACCCCAGACCAGTTCCTCAGACAGTCTCAGACCCCAGACCAGTTCCTCAGACAGTCTCAGACCCCAGACCAGTTCCTCAGTCTCAGACCCCAGACCAGTTCCTCAGACAGTCTCAGACCCCAGACCAGTTCCTCAGACAGTCTCAGACCCCAGACCAGTTCCTCAGACAGTCTCAGACCCCAGACCAGTTCCTCAGTCTCAGACCCCAGACCAGTTCCTCAGACAGTCTCAGACCCCAGACCAGTTCCTCAGTCTCAGACCCCAGACCAGTTCCTCAGTCTCAGACCCCAGACCAGTTCCTCAGTCTCAGACCCCAGACCAGTTCCTCAGACAGTCTCAGACCCCAGACCAGTTCCTCAGACAGTCTCAGACCCCAGACCAGTTCCTCAGTCTCAGACCCCAGACCAGTTCCTCAGTCTCAGACCCCAGACCAGTTCCTCAGACAGTCTCAGACCCCAGACCAGTTCCTCAGACAGTCTCAGACCCCAGACCAGTTCCTCAGTCTCAGACCCCAGACCAGTTCCTCAGTCTCAGACCCCAGACCAGTTCCTCAGACAGTCTCAGACCCCAGACCAGTTCCTCAGACAGTCTCAGACCCCAGACCAGTTCCTCAGTCTCAGACCCCAGACCAGTTCCTCAGTCTCAGACCCCAGACCAGTTCCTCAGACAGTCTCAAACCCCAGACAAGTTCCTCAGACAGTCTCAGACCCCAGACCAGTTCCTCAGTCTCAGACCCCAGACCAGTTCCTCAGACAGTCTCAGACCCCAGACCAGTTCCTCAGTCTCAGACCCCAGACCAGTTCCTCAGTCTCAGACCCCAGACCAGTTCCTCAGACAGTCTCAGACCCCAGACCAGTTCCTCAGACAGTCTCAGACCCCAGACCAGTTCCTCAGTCTCAGACCCCAGACCAGTTCCTCAGTCTCAGACCCCAGACCAGTTCCTCAGACAGTCTCAGACCCCAGACCAGTTCCTCAGACAGTCTCAGACCCCAGACCAGTTCCTCAGTCTCAGACCCCAGACCAGTTCCTCAGTCTCAGACCCCAGACCAGTTCCTCAGTCTCAGACCCCAGACCAGTTCCTCAGACAGTCTCAGACCCCAGACCAGTTCCTCAGACAGTCTCAGACCCCAGACCAGTTCCTCAGTCTCAGACCCCAGACCAGTTCCTCAGTCTCAGACCCCAGACCAGTTCCTCAGACAGTCTCAAACCCCAGACAAGTTCCTCAGACAGTCTCAGACCCCAGACCAGTTCCTCAGTCTCAGACCCCAGACCAGTTCCTCAGACAGTCTCAGACCCCAGACCAGTTCCTCAGTTTCAGACCCCAGACCAGTTCCTCAGACAGTCTCAGACCCCAGACCAGTTCCTCAGTCTCAGACCCCAGACCAGTTCCTCAGTCTCAGACCCCAGACCAGTTCCTCAGACAGTCTCAGACCCCAGACCAGTTCCTCAGTCTCAGACCCCAGACCAGTTCCTCAGACAGTCTCAGACCCCAGACCAGTTCCTCAGTCTCAGACCCCAGACCAGTTCCTCAGTCTCAGACCCCAGACCAGTTCCTCAGACAGTCTTACCTGTCCCGtctcttacctgtcactcctcgccTGTCACTACTCACCTGTCACTCCTGGACTGTCACGCCTCACCTGTCACTCCTGGACTGTCACGCTTCACCTGTCacgcctcacctgtcactactcaCCTGTCACTCCTGGACTGTCACGCCTCACCTGTCACGCTTCACCTGTCACGCTTCACCCGTCACGCCAGTCAAGTGTCATATGTCCTAAGTCTGTAGAGATTTAGCTAAGAACATCTCTCGAGTGAGCCCAAGCTGTGAGCATCATGGGCAGAGGTCAtgacccccaggtgtgtgtgaaggtcacacacacacacacacacacacacacacacacacacacacacacacacacacacacacacaaacccattaGCCACAGTCACAATCATTAGCCAATTAGCTACtaaacagtcacatcaggaggaagacaacagtgaaggaacaggtgatgaaacttagggtgggcgaggacaggtacacagagaatgacaaagaggtgtgtgaagaactcaacaaaaggttccaggaggtctttacaatagaacagggagatgtcgcggcgctagaagaggtggcagcaaaccaggtgaccttggataggttcgaaattacaagagacgaGGTCaaaaagcacctattggagctggatgtgagaaaagctgttgggccggatggaatctcgccatgggtattgaaagagtgtgcaggagcgctttgcctaccactctccatagtgtatagtaggtcactggaaacgggggacctaccagaaatatggaagacggctaatgtggtcccaatatacaaaaagggcgacagacaagaggcactgaactacaggccagtgtccttaacttgtataccatgcaaggtgatggagaagattgtgagaaaaaacctagtaacacatctggagagaagagacttcgtgacaacccatcaacatgggttcagggagggtaaatcttgccttacaggattgatagaattctacgatcaggtgacaaagattaaacaagaaagagaagggtgggcggactgcattttttttggactgtcggaaagcctttgacacagtaccccataaaaggttgatgcataagctggagaaacaggcaggagtaactggtagggcgctccagtggataagggagtacctaaacaataggaagcagagagttacagtgaggggtgagacctcagactggcgtgaagtcaccagtggagtcccacagggctctgtacttggacctatcctgtttctgatatacgtaaatgatctcccagagggtatagactcattcctctcaatgtttgctgacgacgccaaaattatgagaaggattaagacagaggaggacagcttgaggcttcaagaagacctggacaagctgcaggaatggtcgaacaaatggctgttagtttaatccaagcaaatgtaatgaagataggggtaggaagcaggagaccagatgcaaggtatcacttgggagatgaaatacttcaagagtccgagagagagaaagacctgggggttgatatcacgccagacctgtcccgtgaagctcatatcaagaggataacagcagcagcatatgccatgttggctaacataagaacggcctttagaaacttgtgtaaggaatctttcagaacatcatataccacatatgtcagaccaatcctggagtatgcggcaccagcatggagtccatatctagtcaagcataagactaaaatggaaaaggttcaaaggtttgccaccagactagtacccgagctgagaggtatgagctacgaggagagactacgggaattaaatctcacttcgttggaagacagaagagttaggggggacatgatcaccacattcaagatcttcaagggaatcgacagggttgataaaaacaggttgtttaacacaaggggcacacgcactaggggacacaggtggaaactgagtgcccaaatgagccacagagatatttgaacgaacttttttagtgtcagagtggttgacaaatggaatgcattggcagtgatgtggtgaaggctgactccatacacagtttcaagtatagatatgatagagcccagtaggctcacgaatctgtacacctgttgattgacggttgagaggcgggaccaaagagccagagctcaacccccgcaaacacaactaggtgagtacaactaggtgagtacacacacacacgcgcgcacacacacgcactcacgcgcacatacacacacacacacacacacacacacgcacacgcacacgcacacgcacacgcacacgctcgcacacacacacacgcgcgcgcacacacacagagcgagactcgacctggtcttcaccctgaacgactctgacataagagaaatcagttttgaggccccagtaggaatgagcgaccacagtgtactggtgtttgagtacctgattgaagaagggttattgaactcgaggagggataccgaaaccaaaaggttagcataccgaaagggaaactataaggagataagaaaattcctaacagatatagcatgggaaacagagctcagggaaaagacggcccaagatatgatggactacatcacgcaaaaatgcaaggacgcagcaaacaagtttgtcccagtccaaaaggaaaacagtgaaatgaagatgagaaacccatggtttaatcagagatgtaggccagctaagcagcaaagtaaaagggcatggagaaactataggaataacagaacactggagagcagagaaagataccagaatgccaggaatgaatatgtcaggatgagaagagaggcagaaagacaatacgaaaatgacatcgcaagcaaggcaaagactcagcctaaattgctgcatagccacatcaggagaaaaacaacagtaaaggaacaggttatgaaattaaggataggggcagaaggattcactacaaacgacaaggaagtgtgtgaggaactgaataagaaattccaagaggtcttcaccttagagcaaggagaaatccaagagataagagagggaatagctaaccaggaatcactggaagagtttgagattaccagcggggaagtaaggaagtgtttactagagttggatgtgacaaaggctataggcccagatggaatctccccttggatactaaaggaaggcgcagaagaactgtgcctgccactctctatagtgtataacaaatcactggcaacaggggaactgccagaaatttggaaagcagctaacgtagtcccgatatacaagaaaggggatagacaggagccactgaattacagaccagtgtccctaacctgcataccatgcaagatgatggagaagattgtgcgaagaaagctagtggagcacctggagcgaaagaactttgtaacacagcatcaacatggattcagggatggcaggtcctgcctcacagggttacttgaattctacgaccaggcaacaaaaataaggcaagaaagagaagggtgggcagactgcatatttttggattgtcagaaagcctttgatacagtgccacacaagaggctagtgaaaaaactggagatgcaggctggagtgaaagggaaggtactccgttggatacaggagtacctaagtaacaggagacaacgagtcagtgtgaggggtgaggtctcagattggcgagacgttacgagtggagtcccgcaggggtcagtccttggacctatactgtttctgatatatgtaaatgatcttccagagggtatagattcgttcctctcaatgtttgccgatgatgcaaaaattatgaggaggattgaaacagaggacgatagtaggaggctacaagatgacctagacagactgagttaatgttccaacaaatggctgttgaagttcaacccgagtaaatgcaaagtaatgaaactaggcagtggaaataggagaccagacacaggatacagaataggagatgaagtacttaatgaaacgaacagagagaaagatctaggagttgatatcacaccaaacctgtctcctgaagcccacataaaaagaataacgtctgcggcatatgcaaggctggctaacatcagaacagcgttcaggaacctgtgtaaggaatcattcagaatcttgtacaccacatatgtaagaccaatcctggagtatgcggccccagcatggagcccgtaccttgtcaaggacaagacgaagctggaaaaagtccaaaggtatgccactagactagtcccagaactaagaggcatgagttacgaggaaaggctgcgggaaatgcaccttacgacactggaagacagaagagtaaggggagacatgatcacaacctacaaaatcctcagaggaatcgaccgggtaaacaaggataaactattcaacactggtgggacgcgaacaaggggacacaggtggaaactgagtactcacatgagccacagagacgttagaaggaactttttcagtgtcagagtagttaacggatggaatgcattaggcagtgatgtggtggaggctgactccatacacagttttgaatgtagatatgatagagcccagtaggctcaggaatctgtacacctgttgattgacagttgagaggcgggaccaaagagccagagctcaacccccgcaaacacaaataggtgagtacacacacccacccacccacctaggcTGATTACGTGACTCTGGGCCAGTTAGGGTTCACGGTGTGGACCATTATGGTCCAGAGTGGACCTGGAATGTGGTGTCGGAGGCGTCAGGCGAGACAGGGTGAGCGAGGACCCACTATGTAACAACAATTGAGAGCGTGGGTAaacattacgggttattcatgcccgtgcctgtTCTTGGGCGGcttcgtcaatcaatcaatcaatcaatctgggaAACAGATCTACGCCTGACCGTAGTGTGGTGTATGCTGTATACATACTAAGTTGTATTTGAGGTGTATGAGCTCTGTATACTTCATGGGTTTCTGACACCGCGGctgtgacctcccccccccccggggtcacGCTAGTAGGCCCAGTGTTGGCGAGTATAATATATAATACTTGGTATAATAACACCTCACTATATATCATTCAATAGGAAGCAAAGCAGATGTTTTCAAAACACCTGTCACGTCTCACCTGTCACGTCTCACCTGTCACGTCTCACCTGTCACGTCTCACCTGTCACGTCTCACCTGTCACGTCTCACCTGTGACTTGTCACTACACAAGAGAGGAAGAAAGTGTTCAGGTAATTAGCGCACATCACATCATTAGCTGAGATTCCAGACCGGTGATTGGTCAGCTGAATTATGGATACTGCAGGCTGatccagagcgagagagagagagatgagagatgggggagagagaggggagaggtgggggggggagaggtgggggagacaggaatgctgtgCTTGC
Coding sequences:
- the LOC138354659 gene encoding mucin-2-like gives rise to the protein MVRTSGATVHGTDLRSHGTRYGPQEPRYMVRTSGATVHGTDLRSHGTWYGPQEPRYTVRTSGATVRTSEATVRTSEATIRPVPQSQTPDQFLRQSQTPDQFLSLRPQTSSSDSLRPQTSSSDSLRPQTSSSDSLRPQTSSSDSLRPQTSSSVSDPRPVPQTVSDPRPVPQTVSDPRPVPQTVSDPRPVPQSQTPDQFLRQSQTPDQFLSLRPQTSSSVSDPRPVPQSQTPDQFLRQSQTPDQFLRQSQTPDQFLSLRPQTSSSVSDPRPVPQTVSDPRPVPQTVSDPRPVPQSQTPDQFLSLRPQTSSSDSLRPQTSSSDSLRPQTSSSVSDPRPVPQSQTPDQFLRQSQTPDKFLRQSQTPDQFLSLRPQTSSSDSLRPQTSSSVSDPRPVPQSQTPDQFLRQSQTPDQFLRQSQTPDQFLSLRPQTSSSVSDPRPVPQTVSDPRPVPQTVSDPRPVPQSQTPDQFLSLRPQTSSSVSDPRPVPQTVSDPRPVPQTVSDPRPVPQSQTPDQFLSLRPQTSSSDSLKPQTSSSDSLRPQTSSSVSDPRPVPQTVSDPRPVPQFQTPDQFLRQSQTPDQFLSLRPQTSSSVSDPRPVPQTVSDPRPVPQSQTPDQFLRQSQTPDQFLSLRPQTSSSVSDPRPVPQTVLPVPSLTCHSSPVTTHLSLLDCHASPVTPGLSRFTCHASPVTTHLSLLDCHASPVTLHLSRFTRHASQVSYVLSL